In the Nitrospirales bacterium LBB_01 genome, one interval contains:
- a CDS encoding aminoacyl-tRNA hydrolase, translating into MWVVVGLGNPGCKYKKTRHNVGFMVIDELALRFNVDMKGGKAQVVTGSCQIAGEEVSLLKPLTFMNLSGTAVGRLVRMASERAIIVQDDVDMPLGRLKIKYGGSSGGHRGVASIIEHAATKDFYRVKIGIGKDPYVPVEDYVLGKFTSKEFPLIVDAVNEAMEAIECIISEGPQKAMNLYNRRDASNGGN; encoded by the coding sequence TTGTGGGTAGTTGTTGGATTGGGAAATCCTGGCTGCAAGTACAAAAAAACCAGGCATAACGTTGGTTTTATGGTAATTGATGAGCTTGCTCTGCGCTTTAATGTTGACATGAAGGGTGGGAAAGCTCAAGTGGTCACAGGTAGCTGCCAAATAGCCGGCGAGGAGGTTTCTTTACTAAAACCCCTTACCTTTATGAATTTATCCGGCACGGCGGTTGGCAGACTGGTCAGGATGGCGTCAGAGAGAGCCATCATTGTTCAGGACGACGTTGATATGCCTCTGGGCAGGTTAAAGATAAAATATGGAGGTAGCTCAGGCGGCCACAGAGGGGTTGCCTCCATTATAGAACATGCAGCGACGAAGGATTTTTATCGGGTCAAAATTGGCATAGGTAAGGATCCATACGTGCCGGTAGAGGACTACGTGCTTGGTAAGTTTACCTCTAAAGAGTTCCCTTTAATAGTTGATGCCGTAAATGAAGCCATGGAGGCCATTGAGTGTATAATATCAGAGGGGCCGCAAAAGGCAATGAATCTTTATAACAGGAGGGATGCGTCAAATGGCGGCAATTGA
- a CDS encoding tetratricopeptide repeat protein produces MKIKMLVLAALLITFTGCGSAPPVVSDSEAKAVKLVTEADTEFKSGNYQRALKLYEAALDVDYSCENEYGIGVNIINIARVYRKAGKPNEAHRFLETLFVKIPLTLPNDVLSEAAFLNGMIYFEENNIISAEKWADTALSNCISTCTISGKIYNLKSRLALAQKLYTDSLLLAKKGSELNSIQEQKNELSNSYRIMAEGYENLDRFTDAVKYYTLALQMDKDLGEGQKVAADLMGLGTTFYKDGDMKEAATYFKRALLSYQGLNDKIGIAAVNEMLKSLNVSDFK; encoded by the coding sequence ATGAAAATCAAGATGTTGGTATTGGCAGCATTGCTTATAACTTTTACAGGGTGCGGATCGGCGCCTCCGGTTGTATCTGATTCTGAGGCTAAAGCGGTTAAACTTGTCACTGAGGCTGACACTGAATTTAAGAGCGGTAACTACCAAAGAGCGCTTAAACTTTATGAGGCAGCACTTGATGTGGACTACTCCTGTGAAAACGAATATGGAATAGGGGTAAATATAATAAACATAGCGCGGGTCTATAGAAAGGCTGGTAAACCTAATGAGGCACACAGATTTCTTGAAACACTTTTTGTGAAAATACCGCTTACGCTCCCAAATGATGTTTTATCTGAGGCTGCTTTTTTAAACGGGATGATTTATTTTGAAGAGAATAACATAATATCTGCTGAAAAATGGGCGGATACCGCCCTTAGTAATTGTATAAGCACTTGTACAATATCAGGAAAAATCTATAATTTAAAATCCAGACTTGCCCTTGCTCAAAAGCTATACACTGATTCGCTGCTTTTGGCTAAAAAGGGTTCAGAGTTAAACAGTATTCAGGAACAAAAAAATGAGCTTTCAAATTCCTACCGCATAATGGCTGAGGGATACGAAAACTTAGATAGATTTACAGATGCCGTCAAATACTACACGCTTGCCCTGCAAATGGACAAGGATTTGGGCGAGGGACAGAAGGTTGCCGCTGACTTAATGGGATTGGGCACAACGTTTTATAAGGATGGTGATATGAAAGAAGCAGCAACATATTTCAAGCGGGCATTGTTGTCATATCAGGGACTGAATGATAAGATAGGCATTGCCGCTGTCAACGAGATGCTGAAATCTCTTAATGTAAGCGATTTTAAATAA
- a CDS encoding adenylate/guanylate cyclase domain-containing protein has product MRHVIKFIKSKHFVCFVLMAVMSLFVILARERGFTDKVELLIYDRYLRYSLSGTKADDRVVVVEATEGDIQKLQMWPMNDATMAQMFKNILKQEPCVVGLDIFRDIPVPPGGEELLRVFQEHNNIIAIKKLGDASNPPIAAPYVLKDPERAGFNDMPVDTDGIIRRGLLFLDDGETFSTSFAMRLAAIYLKSKSILPGADNATGFMKLGKAVFVPLKQGDGGYKVSDMGGYLFLIDFKGGPFKMFTLTDVLSDKIPPHALKDKVVIVGVTAGSMKDFVYTPLGGSNMGEGTPGMHLHAHVTSELIRYAGGENSPLKFPTETAVRVWIIVWGIIGGMLGFVFRTFSRLIAALLVSLSVIVAVTFLGFASGWWIPGGVPIMSFIFSGAVITTYMSKKEKAERNMLMNLFGKHVSKTVAQSLWENRDEFIKDGRPCPKKLIATVLFTDLKGFTSVSEKFDAAGLMDWLNEYMDAMAGMVLNNGGVVNKYIGDAVMAIFGVPVERTTDAEISEDAVNAVHCALGMEQELVKLNEKWEKQGLPKTSMRVGIFTGPLIAGCLGSSERLEYTVIGDTVNTASRLESFDKDLPDGEFAGRPCRILIGQSTYKYTGDKFYAKQVGEASLKGKTEKIVVYRIGGLA; this is encoded by the coding sequence ATGCGCCACGTTATAAAATTTATCAAATCAAAACATTTTGTCTGTTTTGTCTTAATGGCGGTTATGTCGCTGTTTGTTATTTTGGCAAGAGAGAGAGGATTTACAGACAAGGTAGAGCTTTTAATCTACGACCGATACCTTAGATACAGCCTCTCAGGCACAAAAGCAGATGACAGAGTAGTGGTAGTAGAAGCTACTGAGGGTGATATCCAAAAGCTTCAGATGTGGCCTATGAATGATGCAACAATGGCTCAGATGTTTAAAAATATCCTAAAGCAAGAGCCTTGCGTTGTAGGGCTTGATATATTCAGAGATATTCCCGTGCCTCCCGGCGGTGAGGAGCTGCTGAGAGTGTTTCAGGAGCATAATAACATCATAGCGATTAAGAAATTAGGAGATGCCTCAAATCCCCCCATCGCCGCCCCCTATGTGCTGAAAGACCCAGAACGGGCAGGGTTTAACGACATGCCTGTCGACACGGACGGTATAATTCGGCGAGGACTTCTGTTTCTTGATGATGGGGAGACATTTTCAACATCCTTTGCTATGAGGCTGGCTGCAATTTACCTCAAATCCAAGTCAATTTTGCCGGGGGCCGACAATGCCACAGGGTTTATGAAACTCGGTAAAGCTGTCTTTGTGCCGCTTAAACAGGGCGATGGCGGATACAAGGTGTCGGATATGGGAGGGTATCTGTTTCTAATTGATTTTAAAGGCGGACCGTTTAAAATGTTCACACTGACAGATGTTCTTTCCGATAAAATTCCTCCGCATGCTTTGAAGGACAAGGTTGTAATTGTAGGAGTTACGGCAGGCAGTATGAAGGATTTTGTTTACACTCCTCTTGGCGGTAGTAATATGGGAGAGGGTACGCCTGGAATGCACCTTCATGCTCATGTAACAAGCGAGCTAATCAGATACGCCGGCGGAGAGAATAGTCCTCTAAAATTTCCGACTGAAACTGCTGTCAGAGTTTGGATTATTGTTTGGGGAATAATCGGAGGCATGCTCGGATTTGTTTTCAGAACGTTTTCAAGATTAATCGCAGCGCTTCTTGTCAGCTTGTCTGTGATTGTAGCCGTAACGTTTTTAGGTTTTGCATCAGGATGGTGGATTCCAGGCGGTGTGCCCATTATGTCATTCATCTTTTCCGGGGCCGTAATCACAACTTATATGTCTAAAAAAGAAAAAGCTGAAAGAAACATGCTTATGAACCTATTCGGTAAACACGTCTCTAAGACCGTGGCACAGTCGCTTTGGGAAAACAGAGACGAATTTATAAAAGACGGCAGACCCTGTCCTAAGAAACTGATTGCTACCGTGCTTTTTACCGACTTAAAAGGGTTTACCTCCGTCTCTGAAAAATTTGACGCCGCAGGCCTTATGGACTGGCTTAATGAGTACATGGACGCTATGGCCGGTATGGTTTTAAATAACGGAGGGGTCGTTAATAAATACATAGGGGATGCGGTTATGGCAATATTTGGCGTGCCGGTAGAGAGAACTACAGATGCGGAAATTTCAGAGGACGCTGTAAACGCTGTACACTGCGCACTTGGCATGGAACAGGAGCTTGTAAAGTTAAACGAGAAATGGGAAAAACAGGGACTCCCTAAGACCAGTATGAGAGTGGGGATATTTACAGGACCTCTGATAGCCGGATGTCTTGGAAGCTCCGAACGTCTTGAATACACGGTAATAGGGGATACGGTTAACACTGCCTCAAGGCTTGAGAGTTTTGATAAGGATCTTCCTGACGGTGAGTTTGCAGGCAGACCGTGCAGAATTTTAATAGGTCAGTCCACGTACAAATATACCGGTGACAAGTTCTACGCTAAACAGGTCGGAGAGGCGTCTCTTAAAGGTAAGACGGAAAAAATCGTCGTCTATAGAATAGGCGGACTTGCATGA
- a CDS encoding ribose-phosphate pyrophosphokinase, which translates to MLKEIKIITGNSNRQLSADVAEFLKVGLTDTIVKTFGDGEISVQVNENVRGHDVFVIQSMCSPVNNNLMELLLIVDALKRASAGRITAVIPYFGYARQDRKVQPRVPISSKLVADLITVAGCHRVLTIDLHAGQIQGFFNIPVDHLYAIPVLLSYIRENLPVKNLTIVSPDAGGVERARSFARRLKCSLAIIDKRRENANECTAENVIGEVQGKDVLILDDMIDTAGTTVQAASILKYNGALNVYAACSHAVLSGPAIERINNSVIEQVITTNTIPINGKTDKCPKLVVLSVAVLMGEAIRRIYEESSISSLFV; encoded by the coding sequence ATGTTAAAAGAAATAAAGATAATTACCGGCAACTCCAACCGTCAGTTATCCGCAGATGTTGCAGAGTTTCTGAAAGTTGGGCTTACTGACACAATTGTTAAGACATTTGGAGATGGTGAGATTTCCGTCCAGGTTAATGAAAATGTCAGAGGACATGACGTGTTTGTAATTCAATCTATGTGCAGTCCTGTTAACAATAATTTAATGGAATTGCTTCTTATAGTTGATGCCTTAAAGAGAGCCTCAGCTGGCAGAATAACCGCCGTTATCCCCTACTTTGGTTACGCCCGACAGGACAGGAAAGTTCAGCCCCGTGTGCCCATATCGTCTAAGCTTGTGGCTGATTTAATAACCGTAGCTGGTTGCCACAGGGTTTTAACCATTGACTTACACGCAGGCCAGATACAGGGGTTTTTCAATATCCCTGTTGACCATCTTTACGCTATCCCTGTGCTGCTTAGTTATATTAGGGAAAATCTTCCTGTAAAAAACCTTACTATCGTATCCCCTGATGCAGGGGGTGTTGAAAGAGCGCGCTCTTTTGCAAGACGGCTTAAGTGCTCTCTTGCCATTATTGATAAGCGCCGTGAAAACGCTAATGAATGCACGGCTGAAAATGTTATCGGAGAGGTACAGGGAAAAGATGTTTTGATTCTGGACGATATGATTGATACGGCTGGAACGACAGTGCAGGCTGCAAGCATACTGAAATATAACGGAGCGCTAAACGTCTATGCCGCTTGTTCTCATGCGGTTCTATCAGGCCCTGCAATTGAAAGAATCAATAACTCAGTGATTGAGCAGGTGATAACCACAAACACCATTCCTATTAACGGCAAGACTGATAAGTGTCCAAAGCTTGTGGTGCTTTCAGTTGCCGTGCTAATGGGTGAGGCTATTAGAAGAATATACGAGGAATCGTCAATAAGTTCACTGTTTGTATAG
- a CDS encoding ATP-binding cassette domain-containing protein, whose translation MIKFENVYYGGFKNVSFELNGGSVCKVLLRSNGDRAAFLSLLTGVNVPDSGKVFIAESDIGALPEKEKYKMLKSLAIASAELTFISNLSIIENITLPVKYHQGVKLKEIENRLVVFYEVLGLDKEGLRGYVLRLPSTLSSEEKQITALLRALLNNCRIIVYDSVFAGLSVDLMKRMLTLTMDYHFRMPGRVSLYISTQEHTLKDIPDCTAFKQTDEGFVKWTS comes from the coding sequence ATGATTAAGTTTGAAAATGTTTATTATGGCGGATTTAAAAATGTCTCTTTTGAGCTAAACGGAGGTTCTGTGTGTAAGGTGCTTTTAAGGTCAAATGGTGACAGGGCTGCCTTTTTGTCTCTTCTAACTGGCGTTAATGTGCCGGACTCCGGTAAGGTTTTCATCGCAGAGAGTGATATCGGTGCTTTGCCTGAAAAAGAAAAATATAAGATGTTAAAAAGTTTGGCGATAGCATCGGCAGAGTTAACCTTTATCAGTAACCTTAGTATTATTGAAAACATAACGCTTCCGGTAAAATATCATCAAGGGGTAAAATTAAAAGAGATTGAGAACCGATTGGTAGTTTTCTATGAGGTGCTTGGGCTTGACAAAGAGGGCTTAAGGGGTTATGTTTTAAGACTGCCATCTACGCTTAGTAGTGAGGAGAAACAAATAACGGCGCTTTTAAGAGCACTGTTGAACAATTGCAGGATAATTGTGTATGATTCTGTGTTTGCTGGCTTAAGCGTTGATTTAATGAAGAGGATGCTAACACTGACTATGGACTACCATTTTAGGATGCCAGGGAGGGTTTCACTTTATATATCAACTCAGGAACATACGTTGAAAGACATACCCGATTGCACAGCGTTTAAGCAGACAGACGAAGGATTTGTGAAATGGACATCCTAA
- a CDS encoding 50S ribosomal protein L25, with product MERVNLAVQKREGIGKGAARTNRRDGMIPAVMYKKGQSTPIRFSRKEIVPFVNASAHEQILVNLNFSDGTTAVALMKDHQVEPLTGELLHLDFQEISLLEMVRVNVAIILKGTPIGVKRDGGLLQTGIRDIEIESLPDDIPAHIELDVTKLELGDSLHVSDIKPDEKIKILTDPSESICTVTATAILESAHAEDGAATTKEPEVVKKGKQETKDK from the coding sequence ATGGAAAGAGTTAATTTAGCAGTACAAAAGCGTGAGGGTATCGGCAAGGGTGCTGCCCGAACAAATCGCAGAGACGGAATGATTCCTGCCGTTATGTATAAAAAGGGACAATCAACACCGATACGTTTTAGCAGAAAGGAGATAGTTCCTTTTGTTAATGCCTCAGCACATGAGCAGATTTTGGTAAACCTTAATTTTTCAGACGGTACTACGGCAGTTGCCTTGATGAAGGATCATCAGGTAGAGCCGCTTACAGGTGAGCTGCTTCACTTGGATTTTCAGGAAATATCCCTTCTGGAAATGGTCAGAGTTAATGTCGCCATAATATTAAAGGGTACTCCTATAGGCGTAAAACGAGACGGCGGCCTTCTGCAAACCGGAATAAGAGACATCGAAATAGAGAGTCTGCCCGATGATATACCGGCTCACATTGAGCTTGACGTCACAAAACTTGAGCTTGGGGATTCCCTCCATGTCTCTGATATTAAGCCGGATGAGAAAATAAAGATTCTGACCGATCCCAGTGAGTCTATCTGTACAGTGACGGCAACGGCGATACTTGAATCTGCACATGCTGAAGATGGTGCAGCAACAACAAAAGAGCCTGAGGTAGTGAAGAAGGGTAAGCAGGAGACTAAGGATAAGTAA
- a CDS encoding MerR family transcriptional regulator, giving the protein MLKPSQTVKPAASKDAEPSGALQKLFYKIGEVSNITGLEPYVLRYWETEFDFLRPRKGKSKQRMYQKRDIELLLDIKRLLYEERFTIEGVRKKLAGKFVDEETLQPEIVIVKNAGDVKATIESVKGRLRSLLEVLDRGVAQPG; this is encoded by the coding sequence ATGTTAAAGCCAAGCCAGACAGTAAAGCCTGCAGCATCAAAAGATGCAGAACCATCGGGTGCACTTCAAAAGTTGTTCTATAAAATAGGCGAGGTCAGTAATATAACCGGACTTGAGCCGTATGTTTTAAGGTACTGGGAAACCGAGTTTGATTTCTTAAGACCTCGTAAGGGTAAATCTAAGCAGCGGATGTACCAGAAAAGAGATATAGAACTGCTGCTTGATATAAAGCGGTTACTGTACGAAGAGCGATTTACTATAGAGGGAGTGAGAAAAAAACTTGCCGGTAAATTTGTGGATGAAGAGACGTTGCAGCCGGAGATTGTTATTGTAAAGAATGCCGGAGACGTCAAGGCAACGATAGAGTCAGTCAAAGGGCGGCTTAGAAGTCTGCTTGAGGTGTTAGATCGGGGCGTAGCGCAGCCTGGATAG
- a CDS encoding GAF domain-containing protein, with product MELVELLFMHNMHYVFFVYGLAFVFMGIAIVVQPKSDGQFKLSKVIWLLSLFAIFHGANEWLDMLLLSHPSNEILKVTSLIFLITSFCFLLEFGSRTLRTCEDVTIKYISQCLKWWLVPAITVIILTISYYSEASLRTAQILSRYFLAFPGAILTAVGLRLHCKETYIIGKEKIEKYFLISAIFFIAYGFLAGVVVPKGDFFPSNILNAEEFLSFVNIPVQVFRAVAAIIIAFSMVGVVKLFDYESKTRLQEVVYELRLRKDNIIQNTKLQELVNSILNVSLLSVSLEQQMEKILAILISIPWVSSQKKGGIFLFDEKLNRLKIAASHNFTYDQLATCSTVHMGLCLCGLSASLKDIVFSSDSSDERHSTVYKNMEPHGHYCVPITLEDRLLGILTVYLNHGHIRNHNEEVFLKTVANTIAGVIVRKKSEEKIHEGALTQGVINLILNVSLELIPLDKKLQKVLDIVSNISWISAASSMGCIFLVEGTPAMLVMKAHRQMPLQSFTTCSTLPLGKCLCGTAAQTGKTVFKSVVDTGHEFQFEGMTRHGHYCVPIKSKGLVLGVINIYVKEGHQYDKSEENFLISVADILAGVIERKAVEDKIEQMMILEQSLKNSLIERDVLLRELHHRVKNNLQLVSGLIALQLDYVKDETYRDMFIESRNRIHSISLIHEKLYRTDRLAEIDFKIYITSLAQDIFLSLGAGKNKISLKLDIEDITIGIDVAIPCGLIINELFTNILKHAFTDYRDGVIKLSVHKLDNNEIELIISDNGVGVPEDIDLEEGKALGMQIVSVLVKQLSGTIKLDRTNGTAFILRFKEN from the coding sequence ATGGAACTTGTAGAGCTATTATTCATGCACAACATGCATTACGTGTTTTTTGTTTATGGATTAGCTTTTGTCTTTATGGGTATTGCTATTGTTGTGCAGCCAAAAAGTGACGGGCAGTTTAAACTTTCAAAGGTTATATGGCTGTTGTCTTTATTTGCAATATTTCATGGCGCTAACGAATGGCTGGATATGTTGTTGCTTAGCCACCCCTCCAATGAAATATTAAAAGTAACCAGTCTTATTTTTCTTATTACGTCATTTTGTTTTCTGCTTGAGTTTGGTAGTAGGACATTGAGAACATGCGAGGATGTGACTATTAAGTATATTTCTCAGTGTTTGAAATGGTGGTTAGTGCCGGCAATTACAGTGATTATTTTGACTATTTCTTATTACTCTGAGGCGTCACTAAGAACCGCTCAAATATTGTCAAGATATTTCCTTGCGTTTCCTGGCGCTATACTTACTGCCGTAGGTTTAAGGCTACACTGCAAAGAAACCTATATAATTGGAAAGGAGAAGATTGAAAAATATTTTTTAATCTCCGCAATATTTTTCATAGCATACGGTTTTTTAGCAGGAGTGGTTGTTCCAAAAGGCGATTTTTTCCCCTCAAATATCCTAAATGCCGAGGAGTTTCTGTCTTTTGTCAATATCCCAGTCCAGGTATTCAGAGCTGTTGCTGCCATAATTATCGCTTTTTCCATGGTTGGCGTAGTTAAACTGTTTGATTATGAATCAAAAACGCGGCTGCAAGAAGTAGTATACGAATTACGCCTGCGAAAAGACAACATAATTCAAAACACGAAACTGCAGGAGTTAGTAAATTCAATACTAAATGTATCGCTGTTGTCTGTTTCTTTGGAGCAACAGATGGAGAAGATTTTGGCAATTTTAATATCAATTCCATGGGTTTCTTCACAAAAAAAAGGAGGGATATTTCTTTTTGACGAAAAGCTCAACAGATTAAAAATTGCAGCCTCTCATAATTTTACTTATGATCAATTAGCAACATGTTCAACAGTTCATATGGGTTTATGCCTGTGCGGGTTGTCTGCCTCATTGAAGGATATAGTGTTCTCATCCGATTCCTCAGATGAGCGGCACTCAACCGTATATAAAAATATGGAACCTCACGGGCATTATTGTGTTCCTATTACCTTAGAGGATAGACTTCTGGGAATACTGACAGTTTATTTAAATCATGGGCATATCAGAAATCACAATGAAGAGGTCTTTTTAAAAACTGTTGCAAACACTATAGCTGGAGTAATAGTCAGAAAAAAATCAGAGGAAAAAATTCATGAGGGCGCCTTAACTCAGGGTGTTATAAATCTTATATTGAACGTGTCGTTAGAGCTTATACCATTGGATAAAAAGTTGCAAAAAGTGCTTGACATAGTCAGTAATATATCGTGGATTTCAGCAGCCTCCTCAATGGGCTGTATCTTTTTAGTAGAAGGTACTCCTGCTATGCTTGTAATGAAAGCCCACAGACAGATGCCTTTACAATCATTTACAACGTGCAGCACCCTGCCTCTTGGCAAATGTTTATGCGGGACTGCCGCACAAACTGGTAAAACCGTATTTAAATCTGTCGTTGACACAGGCCATGAGTTTCAGTTTGAAGGTATGACACGTCATGGACACTACTGTGTGCCAATCAAATCAAAAGGTTTGGTGTTAGGGGTTATAAATATATACGTAAAGGAGGGACATCAGTATGACAAGTCGGAGGAAAACTTTTTAATATCAGTTGCAGATATACTGGCAGGAGTGATTGAACGTAAAGCTGTAGAGGATAAAATTGAACAGATGATGATTTTAGAGCAGTCACTTAAAAACTCCCTTATAGAAAGGGATGTCCTCCTTCGGGAGCTGCATCACAGGGTAAAAAATAACCTGCAACTGGTTTCCGGTCTTATTGCCCTTCAGCTTGACTATGTTAAGGATGAGACCTACAGAGACATGTTTATAGAGAGCCGCAACAGAATTCATTCAATTTCTTTGATACATGAAAAACTATATCGTACGGATAGGCTGGCTGAGATTGATTTCAAAATATACATAACAAGTCTTGCACAAGATATTTTTCTCTCATTAGGAGCCGGTAAAAATAAAATCAGTTTAAAGCTGGACATAGAAGATATCACTATTGGGATAGATGTTGCAATTCCATGCGGATTAATAATAAATGAACTTTTTACCAATATTTTAAAACACGCCTTTACAGACTACAGAGACGGCGTGATAAAATTGTCAGTTCACAAATTAGACAACAATGAGATTGAGTTAATTATAAGCGACAATGGTGTGGGAGTACCAGAGGATATAGATTTAGAAGAAGGAAAAGCTCTTGGTATGCAAATAGTCTCTGTGCTTGTTAAACAGCTCAGCGGGACAATCAAGTTAGACAGAACAAATGGAACAGCGTTTATTTTGAGGTTTAAAGAAAATTAA
- a CDS encoding integration host factor subunit alpha → MEFFVGSRRNIYMTKVDLIDVLFDNVGLLRNEAEDLVETILQTMKQTLAGGESIKISGFGTFNVRKKRSRRGRNPKTGEDIEITPRVVVTFHPSNGLKSMVE, encoded by the coding sequence ATGGAATTTTTTGTAGGCAGCCGGAGGAATATATATATGACCAAAGTGGATTTGATAGACGTATTGTTTGATAATGTGGGGCTTCTCAGAAATGAAGCGGAGGATCTCGTCGAGACTATACTACAGACAATGAAACAGACTCTTGCCGGTGGTGAGTCAATAAAAATATCTGGTTTTGGAACATTCAATGTAAGGAAAAAGAGGTCGAGACGGGGTAGAAATCCTAAAACCGGTGAGGATATTGAAATAACGCCGCGGGTTGTTGTGACCTTTCATCCATCTAACGGGTTAAAAAGTATGGTGGAGTAG
- a CDS encoding ABC transporter permease yields MRLFLKTAQSIGKSITNSFAYLVHFFTFFLVTIIRLPALRVGPVRSLLYRQIYFTGIEAFSKIALIGAFIGVLIVWQVKSIVGSDAVLTGKLLIGTVVNGIGPLLAAFLVVIRSSAAVASELGSMTINKEMESIHIMGIEPLEYLILPRIVGITISVVMLTFYLQIVSIGSGILMFSFMLDVSFLKYLKSIISVLSMKAIVISFIKSFFFGVAISTIACYQGMMVKSSIREIPRATVATVMQSVFVLFFLEGLITLSFSQL; encoded by the coding sequence ATGAGACTATTTCTAAAGACAGCGCAAAGCATTGGGAAATCAATAACCAATTCGTTCGCATATTTGGTGCATTTTTTTACTTTTTTCCTTGTAACCATAATACGTCTGCCTGCTCTGCGTGTAGGGCCTGTCAGAAGTTTGCTGTACAGACAGATATACTTTACCGGTATTGAGGCCTTTAGTAAGATTGCGCTCATTGGGGCGTTTATCGGGGTGTTAATTGTTTGGCAGGTTAAAAGCATAGTGGGTTCAGATGCGGTGCTGACCGGTAAACTCCTTATTGGCACTGTTGTAAACGGGATAGGGCCGCTTCTTGCCGCTTTTCTGGTAGTAATTCGGAGCTCTGCCGCTGTAGCCTCTGAGCTTGGCTCTATGACCATTAATAAGGAGATGGAAAGTATCCATATTATGGGAATTGAGCCTCTTGAGTACTTGATACTACCCAGAATTGTAGGAATTACCATTTCTGTTGTCATGCTTACCTTTTATTTGCAGATTGTTTCTATAGGGAGCGGCATCTTAATGTTTTCGTTTATGCTTGATGTGTCTTTTTTAAAATATCTAAAAAGTATAATTTCTGTCTTAAGTATGAAAGCTATTGTTATCTCATTTATTAAGAGTTTTTTCTTTGGTGTTGCAATATCAACCATAGCGTGTTATCAGGGCATGATGGTTAAGTCCTCTATAAGGGAAATCCCAAGGGCTACTGTGGCAACTGTGATGCAGAGCGTGTTTGTACTGTTTTTTCTGGAGGGACTGATAACCCTGAGCTTCTCACAATTATGA
- a CDS encoding MCE family protein — MDILKRTDQRFEHIERKVGLFILIGLIGIFIALMYMAYKQEFFTTKKIIYFYTSSGKGLYEGQPVRISGFSIGNVEKLYLDDIAKIKVSMSIKTKYLKWIKRDSTVTLTKDSLIGDSVIDISTGKIVSGSVKEYDALEFVADKDFKEMITELRDEIVPVLIDIKDIIKYIKDPDGDLKLTIANLHVFTSELTKTGQQLNILLSNADDLVKSKNKELADVMQSTNQLVQKVDASLPPIIKKIDKSIDDLNKITQDVSKMTEAASEDVPAIVKKAKTIAGSTDDLLDSAKKMWPFSSYLTPAAQKLPNTDSSGLK; from the coding sequence ATGGACATCCTAAAAAGGACTGACCAAAGATTTGAGCACATAGAACGAAAAGTAGGACTGTTCATTCTTATTGGACTGATTGGTATTTTCATTGCGCTTATGTACATGGCATATAAACAGGAGTTCTTTACCACTAAGAAAATTATATATTTCTACACCAGCAGCGGTAAAGGGCTTTACGAGGGACAGCCAGTCAGGATAAGCGGATTTTCCATAGGTAACGTAGAGAAACTATACTTGGACGATATTGCCAAAATAAAAGTATCAATGTCAATAAAGACAAAATACCTGAAATGGATAAAGAGAGACTCCACTGTGACTTTGACTAAGGATAGTTTAATAGGTGACTCTGTGATAGATATAAGCACGGGTAAAATTGTCAGCGGTAGTGTCAAGGAGTATGACGCCCTTGAGTTTGTGGCTGATAAGGATTTTAAGGAGATGATAACGGAGCTTCGTGATGAGATAGTGCCTGTGCTTATTGATATAAAAGATATAATTAAGTACATAAAGGATCCTGATGGAGACTTAAAACTAACCATCGCTAACCTGCATGTGTTTACATCAGAGTTGACCAAAACCGGTCAACAGCTGAATATTTTGCTCAGCAATGCCGATGACCTCGTTAAATCTAAAAATAAAGAATTAGCAGATGTGATGCAAAGTACCAACCAATTAGTACAAAAGGTGGACGCATCTCTGCCGCCAATAATTAAGAAAATAGACAAGAGCATAGATGATCTAAATAAAATAACTCAAGATGTCAGTAAGATGACAGAAGCTGCTTCTGAAGATGTTCCTGCCATTGTGAAAAAAGCAAAGACAATCGCAGGGAGCACGGATGATTTGTTGGATTCGGCTAAGAAAATGTGGCCATTTAGCTCATATTTAACTCCTGCGGCGCAAAAACTCCCTAACACAGACAGCAGCGGTTTAAAATAG